In one window of Bombus fervidus isolate BK054 chromosome 4, iyBomFerv1, whole genome shotgun sequence DNA:
- the LOC139986254 gene encoding uncharacterized protein isoform X4 — protein sequence MAIWDQYGPHMKSLVLLCCDLSEKTLVEILKCCKSLRILRINGCRESLMSGRLLEDENDIKELSETFKNVYELSLGYNRFLSDALFNRLVAICPNLESLSLMGCQMTFHYGLYKKFYPDFNGFPYASKSTLTFINALYYIRQQAYKLKHLNFSYTLIDPSALATLSGLQNLRLESLILQGCDQLSNDSIRGMTHHQTCLKVLDISFSVRIADDSLLCICKNLTKLETLRIKRCRAVTDIGIKYIQLLQHLKELNISEDEQLTDDSITRGLCSGCNIIDDDNMDQNIDGNINFTPPEKNYVQKRTEERMRKENMRILSANALRIHEESVECISKFFPNLRQLELSYCFSGVTDKTIQMIFKELVHLQTLNISHCDEVSDAGLTGMGTGNHKYVEKIQVAHNPEFTESRLRISLRSKAEEEIVRDADRKREIMKLCENVSKPLNSFSGYSLIRLKCLQELDLSGCNRITDVSLKHAFAFPELKILNLSQCQQITDIGLDYLSKNNPAIEYLNLNRCYNISDIGISYLVQRLHRLKRLLIQGCSQLTDHTLDSIKLYCKSLHYLDTRYCRGMSVAGLESLTHLYVDCHEHADVASGENEILSPPALLLPSLSSLP from the exons ATGGCAATTTGGGATCAATATGGACCTCATATGAAAAGTCTAGTActg ttGTGCTGTGATCTAAGTGAAAAAACATtggtagaaattttaaaatgctgCAAGTCTTTGAGAATATTGCGTATTAATGGTTGCAGAGAGTCTCTAATGTCTGGTAGACTTTTAGAAGATGAAAATGACATAAAGGAACTCTcagaaacatttaaaaatgtcTATGAACTTAGCCTtggatataaccgtttcttaAGTGATGCACTTTTTAATAGATTAGTTGCCATTTGTCCAAATTTGGAATCTTTAAGCCTTATGGGCTGTCAGATGACCTTCCATTATGGactgtataaaaaattttatcctGATTTTAACGGCTTCCCATATGCTTCAAAATCAACGCTGACTTTTATAAATGCATTATACTATATTAGACAACAAGCTTATAAACTGAAGCATTTGAATTTTAGCTATACTTTGATTGATCCATCTGCTTTAGCTACATTATCAGGTCTACAAAATCTGAGATTAGAGTCTCTAATATTACAAGGATGTGATCAGTTATCTAATGACAGCATTAGAGGAATGACACATCATCAGACTTGTTTAAAAGTCCTTGATATTAGCTTTAGCGTGCGTATCGCAGATGACAGTTTACTCTgtatttgcaaaaatttgaCAAAGTTAGAAACACTTAGAATAAAACGGTGCCGTGCAGTAACCGATATTGGTATAAAGTATATTCAGttattacaacatttaaaagaACTCAATATTTCGGAAGACGAACAACTTACCGATGATTCTATTACTCGTGGACTTTGCTCTGGTTGTAATATAATAGATGACGATAATATGGATCAAAATATTGAtggaaatatcaattttactCCTCCAGAAAAGAATTATGTTCAGAAAAGAACAGAAGAAAGGATGAGAAAAGAGAATATGCGAATACTATCAGCAAATGCACTGCGTATTCATGAAGAATCAGTTGAATGCATATCCAAATTTTTTCCTAATTTAAGGCAACTTGAACTTAGTTATTGTTTTAGTGGCGTTACCGATAAAACAATACAG ATGATATTCAAGGAGCTTGTACATTTGCAAACATTAAATATAAGCCATTGCGATGAGGTCAGTGATGCTGGCTTAACGGGTATGGGTACTGGTAACCACAAATATGTCGAAAAAATACAAGTTGCACATAATCCAGAATTTACAGAATCCAGATTAAGAATCAGTTTACGGTCAAAGGCTGAAGAAGAAATAGTACGCGATGCAGATCGAAAACGAGAAATCATGAAGCTTTGCGAAAACGTATCTAAACCTTTAAATTCGTTTTCCGGATACTCTTTGATCAGGCTTAAATGCCTTCAAGAACTCGATCTTTCTGGGTGCAACAGAATTACTGATGTCAGTTTAAAGCACGCATTCGCTTTTCCAGAATTAAAGATCTTAAATCTAAGCCAGTGTCAACAA ATTACAGACATTGGATTGgattatttatcaaaaaataatcCGGCAATCGAATACTTAAATCTAAACCGCTGTTACAATATATCAGATATTGGTATATCATATCTTGTACAGAGATTGCACAGATTAAAACGACTTCTCATACag GGATGTTCACAACTCACGGATCACACTCTCGACTCTATTAAATTGTATTGCAAAAGTCTACATTACCTAGATACACGTTATTGCCGGGGGATGTCAGTGGCAGGTCTTGAAAGCTTGACACATTTATATGTCGATTGTCATGAGCATGCAGATGTTGCTTCgggagaaaatgaaatattatcacCACCGGCTCTGCTTTTACCATCATTATCATCTTTACCATAG
- the LOC139986254 gene encoding uncharacterized protein isoform X2 has product MMAAGLVNRTWHEASLAMKFLDEVELVLGRPRADNLNEVIELLQHSTRPFYNFVFREVELKRNMAIWDQYGPHMKSLVLLCCDLSEKTLVEILKCCKSLRILRINGCRESLMSGRLLEDENDIKELSETFKNVYELSLGYNRFLSDALFNRLVAICPNLESLSLMGCQMTFHYGLYKKFYPDFNGFPYASKSTLTFINALYYIRQQAYKLKHLNFSYTLIDPSALATLSGLQNLRLESLILQGCDQLSNDSIRGMTHHQTCLKVLDISFSVRIADDSLLCICKNLTKLETLRIKRCRAVTDIGIKYIQLLQHLKELNISEDEQLTDDSITRGLCSGCNIIDDDNMDQNIDGNINFTPPEKNYVQKRTEERMRKENMRILSANALRIHEESVECISKFFPNLRQLELSYCFSGVTDKTIQMIFKELVHLQTLNISHCDEVSDAGLTGMGTGNHKYVEKIQVAHNPEFTESRLRISLRSKAEEEIVRDADRKREIMKLCENVSKPLNSFSGYSLIRLKCLQELDLSGCNRITDVSLKHAFAFPELKILNLSQCQQITDIGLDYLSKNNPAIEYLNLNRCYNISDIGISYLVQRLHRLKRLLIQGCSQLTDHTLDSIKLYCKSLHYLDTRYCRGMSVAGLESLTHLYVDCHEHADVASGENEILSPPALLLPSLSSLP; this is encoded by the exons AT GATGGCAGCAGGATTAGTTAATCGAACGTGGCATGAAGCATCTCTTGCTATGAAGTTTTTAGATGAAGTAGAATTGGTACTTGGTCGACCACGTGCAGACAATTTAAATGAAGTGATAGAGCTTTTACAGCATTCTACAAGACCATTTTACAACTTTGTTTTTAGAGAAGTAGAATTAAAGAGGAATATGGCAATTTGGGATCAATATGGACCTCATATGAAAAGTCTAGTActg ttGTGCTGTGATCTAAGTGAAAAAACATtggtagaaattttaaaatgctgCAAGTCTTTGAGAATATTGCGTATTAATGGTTGCAGAGAGTCTCTAATGTCTGGTAGACTTTTAGAAGATGAAAATGACATAAAGGAACTCTcagaaacatttaaaaatgtcTATGAACTTAGCCTtggatataaccgtttcttaAGTGATGCACTTTTTAATAGATTAGTTGCCATTTGTCCAAATTTGGAATCTTTAAGCCTTATGGGCTGTCAGATGACCTTCCATTATGGactgtataaaaaattttatcctGATTTTAACGGCTTCCCATATGCTTCAAAATCAACGCTGACTTTTATAAATGCATTATACTATATTAGACAACAAGCTTATAAACTGAAGCATTTGAATTTTAGCTATACTTTGATTGATCCATCTGCTTTAGCTACATTATCAGGTCTACAAAATCTGAGATTAGAGTCTCTAATATTACAAGGATGTGATCAGTTATCTAATGACAGCATTAGAGGAATGACACATCATCAGACTTGTTTAAAAGTCCTTGATATTAGCTTTAGCGTGCGTATCGCAGATGACAGTTTACTCTgtatttgcaaaaatttgaCAAAGTTAGAAACACTTAGAATAAAACGGTGCCGTGCAGTAACCGATATTGGTATAAAGTATATTCAGttattacaacatttaaaagaACTCAATATTTCGGAAGACGAACAACTTACCGATGATTCTATTACTCGTGGACTTTGCTCTGGTTGTAATATAATAGATGACGATAATATGGATCAAAATATTGAtggaaatatcaattttactCCTCCAGAAAAGAATTATGTTCAGAAAAGAACAGAAGAAAGGATGAGAAAAGAGAATATGCGAATACTATCAGCAAATGCACTGCGTATTCATGAAGAATCAGTTGAATGCATATCCAAATTTTTTCCTAATTTAAGGCAACTTGAACTTAGTTATTGTTTTAGTGGCGTTACCGATAAAACAATACAG ATGATATTCAAGGAGCTTGTACATTTGCAAACATTAAATATAAGCCATTGCGATGAGGTCAGTGATGCTGGCTTAACGGGTATGGGTACTGGTAACCACAAATATGTCGAAAAAATACAAGTTGCACATAATCCAGAATTTACAGAATCCAGATTAAGAATCAGTTTACGGTCAAAGGCTGAAGAAGAAATAGTACGCGATGCAGATCGAAAACGAGAAATCATGAAGCTTTGCGAAAACGTATCTAAACCTTTAAATTCGTTTTCCGGATACTCTTTGATCAGGCTTAAATGCCTTCAAGAACTCGATCTTTCTGGGTGCAACAGAATTACTGATGTCAGTTTAAAGCACGCATTCGCTTTTCCAGAATTAAAGATCTTAAATCTAAGCCAGTGTCAACAA ATTACAGACATTGGATTGgattatttatcaaaaaataatcCGGCAATCGAATACTTAAATCTAAACCGCTGTTACAATATATCAGATATTGGTATATCATATCTTGTACAGAGATTGCACAGATTAAAACGACTTCTCATACag GGATGTTCACAACTCACGGATCACACTCTCGACTCTATTAAATTGTATTGCAAAAGTCTACATTACCTAGATACACGTTATTGCCGGGGGATGTCAGTGGCAGGTCTTGAAAGCTTGACACATTTATATGTCGATTGTCATGAGCATGCAGATGTTGCTTCgggagaaaatgaaatattatcacCACCGGCTCTGCTTTTACCATCATTATCATCTTTACCATAG
- the LOC139986254 gene encoding uncharacterized protein isoform X1, with the protein MAIMSDSKNHMSNMSETDNFQLPIDAIIHILSYLSTSDRMAAGLVNRTWHEASLAMKFLDEVELVLGRPRADNLNEVIELLQHSTRPFYNFVFREVELKRNMAIWDQYGPHMKSLVLLCCDLSEKTLVEILKCCKSLRILRINGCRESLMSGRLLEDENDIKELSETFKNVYELSLGYNRFLSDALFNRLVAICPNLESLSLMGCQMTFHYGLYKKFYPDFNGFPYASKSTLTFINALYYIRQQAYKLKHLNFSYTLIDPSALATLSGLQNLRLESLILQGCDQLSNDSIRGMTHHQTCLKVLDISFSVRIADDSLLCICKNLTKLETLRIKRCRAVTDIGIKYIQLLQHLKELNISEDEQLTDDSITRGLCSGCNIIDDDNMDQNIDGNINFTPPEKNYVQKRTEERMRKENMRILSANALRIHEESVECISKFFPNLRQLELSYCFSGVTDKTIQMIFKELVHLQTLNISHCDEVSDAGLTGMGTGNHKYVEKIQVAHNPEFTESRLRISLRSKAEEEIVRDADRKREIMKLCENVSKPLNSFSGYSLIRLKCLQELDLSGCNRITDVSLKHAFAFPELKILNLSQCQQITDIGLDYLSKNNPAIEYLNLNRCYNISDIGISYLVQRLHRLKRLLIQGCSQLTDHTLDSIKLYCKSLHYLDTRYCRGMSVAGLESLTHLYVDCHEHADVASGENEILSPPALLLPSLSSLP; encoded by the exons ATGGCGATAATGTCTGACAGCAAAAATCATATGAGTAACATGTCAGAAACggataattttcaattgcCTATAGAT gcGATTATACACATATTATCATACTTGTCTACATCTGACAGGATGGCAGCAGGATTAGTTAATCGAACGTGGCATGAAGCATCTCTTGCTATGAAGTTTTTAGATGAAGTAGAATTGGTACTTGGTCGACCACGTGCAGACAATTTAAATGAAGTGATAGAGCTTTTACAGCATTCTACAAGACCATTTTACAACTTTGTTTTTAGAGAAGTAGAATTAAAGAGGAATATGGCAATTTGGGATCAATATGGACCTCATATGAAAAGTCTAGTActg ttGTGCTGTGATCTAAGTGAAAAAACATtggtagaaattttaaaatgctgCAAGTCTTTGAGAATATTGCGTATTAATGGTTGCAGAGAGTCTCTAATGTCTGGTAGACTTTTAGAAGATGAAAATGACATAAAGGAACTCTcagaaacatttaaaaatgtcTATGAACTTAGCCTtggatataaccgtttcttaAGTGATGCACTTTTTAATAGATTAGTTGCCATTTGTCCAAATTTGGAATCTTTAAGCCTTATGGGCTGTCAGATGACCTTCCATTATGGactgtataaaaaattttatcctGATTTTAACGGCTTCCCATATGCTTCAAAATCAACGCTGACTTTTATAAATGCATTATACTATATTAGACAACAAGCTTATAAACTGAAGCATTTGAATTTTAGCTATACTTTGATTGATCCATCTGCTTTAGCTACATTATCAGGTCTACAAAATCTGAGATTAGAGTCTCTAATATTACAAGGATGTGATCAGTTATCTAATGACAGCATTAGAGGAATGACACATCATCAGACTTGTTTAAAAGTCCTTGATATTAGCTTTAGCGTGCGTATCGCAGATGACAGTTTACTCTgtatttgcaaaaatttgaCAAAGTTAGAAACACTTAGAATAAAACGGTGCCGTGCAGTAACCGATATTGGTATAAAGTATATTCAGttattacaacatttaaaagaACTCAATATTTCGGAAGACGAACAACTTACCGATGATTCTATTACTCGTGGACTTTGCTCTGGTTGTAATATAATAGATGACGATAATATGGATCAAAATATTGAtggaaatatcaattttactCCTCCAGAAAAGAATTATGTTCAGAAAAGAACAGAAGAAAGGATGAGAAAAGAGAATATGCGAATACTATCAGCAAATGCACTGCGTATTCATGAAGAATCAGTTGAATGCATATCCAAATTTTTTCCTAATTTAAGGCAACTTGAACTTAGTTATTGTTTTAGTGGCGTTACCGATAAAACAATACAG ATGATATTCAAGGAGCTTGTACATTTGCAAACATTAAATATAAGCCATTGCGATGAGGTCAGTGATGCTGGCTTAACGGGTATGGGTACTGGTAACCACAAATATGTCGAAAAAATACAAGTTGCACATAATCCAGAATTTACAGAATCCAGATTAAGAATCAGTTTACGGTCAAAGGCTGAAGAAGAAATAGTACGCGATGCAGATCGAAAACGAGAAATCATGAAGCTTTGCGAAAACGTATCTAAACCTTTAAATTCGTTTTCCGGATACTCTTTGATCAGGCTTAAATGCCTTCAAGAACTCGATCTTTCTGGGTGCAACAGAATTACTGATGTCAGTTTAAAGCACGCATTCGCTTTTCCAGAATTAAAGATCTTAAATCTAAGCCAGTGTCAACAA ATTACAGACATTGGATTGgattatttatcaaaaaataatcCGGCAATCGAATACTTAAATCTAAACCGCTGTTACAATATATCAGATATTGGTATATCATATCTTGTACAGAGATTGCACAGATTAAAACGACTTCTCATACag GGATGTTCACAACTCACGGATCACACTCTCGACTCTATTAAATTGTATTGCAAAAGTCTACATTACCTAGATACACGTTATTGCCGGGGGATGTCAGTGGCAGGTCTTGAAAGCTTGACACATTTATATGTCGATTGTCATGAGCATGCAGATGTTGCTTCgggagaaaatgaaatattatcacCACCGGCTCTGCTTTTACCATCATTATCATCTTTACCATAG
- the LOC139986254 gene encoding uncharacterized protein isoform X3, translating to MAAGLVNRTWHEASLAMKFLDEVELVLGRPRADNLNEVIELLQHSTRPFYNFVFREVELKRNMAIWDQYGPHMKSLVLLCCDLSEKTLVEILKCCKSLRILRINGCRESLMSGRLLEDENDIKELSETFKNVYELSLGYNRFLSDALFNRLVAICPNLESLSLMGCQMTFHYGLYKKFYPDFNGFPYASKSTLTFINALYYIRQQAYKLKHLNFSYTLIDPSALATLSGLQNLRLESLILQGCDQLSNDSIRGMTHHQTCLKVLDISFSVRIADDSLLCICKNLTKLETLRIKRCRAVTDIGIKYIQLLQHLKELNISEDEQLTDDSITRGLCSGCNIIDDDNMDQNIDGNINFTPPEKNYVQKRTEERMRKENMRILSANALRIHEESVECISKFFPNLRQLELSYCFSGVTDKTIQMIFKELVHLQTLNISHCDEVSDAGLTGMGTGNHKYVEKIQVAHNPEFTESRLRISLRSKAEEEIVRDADRKREIMKLCENVSKPLNSFSGYSLIRLKCLQELDLSGCNRITDVSLKHAFAFPELKILNLSQCQQITDIGLDYLSKNNPAIEYLNLNRCYNISDIGISYLVQRLHRLKRLLIQGCSQLTDHTLDSIKLYCKSLHYLDTRYCRGMSVAGLESLTHLYVDCHEHADVASGENEILSPPALLLPSLSSLP from the exons ATGGCAGCAGGATTAGTTAATCGAACGTGGCATGAAGCATCTCTTGCTATGAAGTTTTTAGATGAAGTAGAATTGGTACTTGGTCGACCACGTGCAGACAATTTAAATGAAGTGATAGAGCTTTTACAGCATTCTACAAGACCATTTTACAACTTTGTTTTTAGAGAAGTAGAATTAAAGAGGAATATGGCAATTTGGGATCAATATGGACCTCATATGAAAAGTCTAGTActg ttGTGCTGTGATCTAAGTGAAAAAACATtggtagaaattttaaaatgctgCAAGTCTTTGAGAATATTGCGTATTAATGGTTGCAGAGAGTCTCTAATGTCTGGTAGACTTTTAGAAGATGAAAATGACATAAAGGAACTCTcagaaacatttaaaaatgtcTATGAACTTAGCCTtggatataaccgtttcttaAGTGATGCACTTTTTAATAGATTAGTTGCCATTTGTCCAAATTTGGAATCTTTAAGCCTTATGGGCTGTCAGATGACCTTCCATTATGGactgtataaaaaattttatcctGATTTTAACGGCTTCCCATATGCTTCAAAATCAACGCTGACTTTTATAAATGCATTATACTATATTAGACAACAAGCTTATAAACTGAAGCATTTGAATTTTAGCTATACTTTGATTGATCCATCTGCTTTAGCTACATTATCAGGTCTACAAAATCTGAGATTAGAGTCTCTAATATTACAAGGATGTGATCAGTTATCTAATGACAGCATTAGAGGAATGACACATCATCAGACTTGTTTAAAAGTCCTTGATATTAGCTTTAGCGTGCGTATCGCAGATGACAGTTTACTCTgtatttgcaaaaatttgaCAAAGTTAGAAACACTTAGAATAAAACGGTGCCGTGCAGTAACCGATATTGGTATAAAGTATATTCAGttattacaacatttaaaagaACTCAATATTTCGGAAGACGAACAACTTACCGATGATTCTATTACTCGTGGACTTTGCTCTGGTTGTAATATAATAGATGACGATAATATGGATCAAAATATTGAtggaaatatcaattttactCCTCCAGAAAAGAATTATGTTCAGAAAAGAACAGAAGAAAGGATGAGAAAAGAGAATATGCGAATACTATCAGCAAATGCACTGCGTATTCATGAAGAATCAGTTGAATGCATATCCAAATTTTTTCCTAATTTAAGGCAACTTGAACTTAGTTATTGTTTTAGTGGCGTTACCGATAAAACAATACAG ATGATATTCAAGGAGCTTGTACATTTGCAAACATTAAATATAAGCCATTGCGATGAGGTCAGTGATGCTGGCTTAACGGGTATGGGTACTGGTAACCACAAATATGTCGAAAAAATACAAGTTGCACATAATCCAGAATTTACAGAATCCAGATTAAGAATCAGTTTACGGTCAAAGGCTGAAGAAGAAATAGTACGCGATGCAGATCGAAAACGAGAAATCATGAAGCTTTGCGAAAACGTATCTAAACCTTTAAATTCGTTTTCCGGATACTCTTTGATCAGGCTTAAATGCCTTCAAGAACTCGATCTTTCTGGGTGCAACAGAATTACTGATGTCAGTTTAAAGCACGCATTCGCTTTTCCAGAATTAAAGATCTTAAATCTAAGCCAGTGTCAACAA ATTACAGACATTGGATTGgattatttatcaaaaaataatcCGGCAATCGAATACTTAAATCTAAACCGCTGTTACAATATATCAGATATTGGTATATCATATCTTGTACAGAGATTGCACAGATTAAAACGACTTCTCATACag GGATGTTCACAACTCACGGATCACACTCTCGACTCTATTAAATTGTATTGCAAAAGTCTACATTACCTAGATACACGTTATTGCCGGGGGATGTCAGTGGCAGGTCTTGAAAGCTTGACACATTTATATGTCGATTGTCATGAGCATGCAGATGTTGCTTCgggagaaaatgaaatattatcacCACCGGCTCTGCTTTTACCATCATTATCATCTTTACCATAG